In Alistipes ihumii AP11, a genomic segment contains:
- a CDS encoding glycine--tRNA ligase, protein MTQEELFKKLVAHSKEYGFIFPSSEIYDGLSAVYDYGQLGVELKNNIKRYWWDAMTKLNDNIVGIDSAIFMHPRIWEASGHVGAFNDPLIDNRDSKKRYRADVLIEDFIAKQDEKIAKEVEKARKKFGDSFDEAKFLATNPRVAEHKAKRDEAHERMVKALNDNDLDELRQIIVDSGIVCPISGTRNWTEVRQFNLMFETKIGSVSEGANTIYLRPETAQGIFVNFLNVQKTGRMKIPFGIAQIGKAFRNEIVARQFIFRMREFEQMEMQFFVRPGDELRWFDHWRQTRMKWHRALGFGDEHYRFHDHDKLAHYANAATDIEYEFPFGFKEVEGIHSRTDFDLGNHQKFSGKKIQYFDTETGESYVPYVVETSIGVDRMVLQVLSASYEEQTLEGGDTRLVMHFPPALAPVKAAVLPLVKKDGLPEVARELMHALKADHNVQYDEKDSIGKRYRRQDAIGTPFCITVDHQTLEDRTVTVRHRDSMEQQRVAIADLPAMIGEEVSLRKLFAKLN, encoded by the coding sequence ATGACACAGGAAGAACTCTTCAAGAAACTGGTCGCTCACAGCAAGGAATACGGGTTCATATTCCCGTCGAGCGAAATCTACGACGGCCTGAGCGCCGTATACGACTACGGACAGCTGGGCGTCGAGCTCAAGAACAATATCAAGCGCTACTGGTGGGACGCGATGACGAAGCTCAACGACAACATCGTGGGTATCGACTCGGCGATCTTCATGCACCCGCGCATCTGGGAAGCGTCGGGCCATGTGGGCGCGTTCAACGACCCGCTGATTGACAACCGCGACTCGAAGAAGCGCTACCGTGCGGACGTGCTGATCGAAGACTTCATCGCCAAGCAGGACGAAAAGATCGCCAAGGAGGTCGAAAAGGCTCGCAAGAAGTTCGGCGATTCGTTCGACGAGGCCAAGTTTCTGGCGACCAATCCCCGCGTGGCCGAGCATAAGGCCAAGCGCGACGAGGCGCACGAGCGGATGGTGAAGGCCCTCAACGACAACGACCTCGACGAGCTGCGGCAGATCATCGTCGACAGCGGCATCGTCTGCCCGATCTCGGGCACGCGCAACTGGACCGAAGTGCGCCAGTTCAACCTGATGTTCGAGACGAAGATCGGCTCGGTCAGCGAAGGAGCCAATACGATCTACCTGCGCCCCGAAACGGCTCAGGGCATTTTCGTCAACTTCCTGAACGTACAGAAGACCGGCCGGATGAAGATTCCGTTCGGCATCGCGCAGATCGGCAAGGCGTTCCGCAACGAGATCGTCGCGCGGCAGTTCATCTTCCGCATGCGCGAGTTCGAGCAGATGGAGATGCAGTTCTTCGTCCGTCCGGGCGACGAGCTGCGCTGGTTCGACCATTGGCGCCAGACCCGCATGAAATGGCATCGCGCGCTCGGATTCGGCGACGAGCACTACCGCTTCCACGACCACGACAAGCTGGCCCACTACGCCAATGCGGCGACCGACATCGAATACGAGTTCCCGTTCGGCTTCAAGGAGGTCGAGGGCATCCATTCGCGGACGGACTTCGATCTGGGCAACCACCAGAAGTTCTCCGGCAAAAAGATACAGTACTTCGACACCGAAACGGGCGAAAGCTATGTGCCCTACGTCGTCGAGACATCGATCGGCGTCGACCGCATGGTGCTTCAGGTACTGTCGGCTTCGTACGAGGAGCAGACGCTCGAGGGCGGCGACACCCGGCTGGTGATGCATTTCCCGCCGGCTTTGGCTCCCGTCAAGGCCGCCGTGCTGCCGCTGGTCAAGAAGGACGGACTGCCCGAGGTGGCCCGCGAGCTGATGCACGCGCTGAAGGCCGACCACAACGTGCAGTACGACGAAAAGGACAGCATCGGCAAGCGCTACCGCCGTCAGGACGCGATCGGCACGCCGTTCTGCATCACGGTCGACCATCAGACGCTCGAGGACCGGACCGTCACGGTCCGCCACCGCGACTCGATGGAGCAGCAGCGCGTGGCCATAGCCGACCTGCCCGCGATGATCGGCGAGGAGGTCAGCCTGCGCAAGCTGTTCGCCAAGCTGAACTAA